GAGGAATTTCTGCATGGTCTTGCTCCTGCAGCCATCGTCGTTTTGCTGGCAATAATGCTCTCGATGAACGCCTTCGCCGTTTATCTGAGAAACAAATTCGCAAGGAGGTTGAGATAAATGGAGGTGGCTTTCGACATCAGAAACTTTTCCGTTTATTACGGAAACAAGGTTGGAATAAGGAACGTGAACCTTGAAATCTACAGGAACAAGGTTACCGCCATAATAGGCCCAAGCGGATGCGGCAAGTCAACACTTCTGAGGTCTCTGAACAGGCTCATCGAGCTGGTTGATGGTGTCAGGATTGAAGGAGAGGTGATTTTCGATGGCAAGAACATCTACGATGATGGCGTCGATGCGGTGGAGTTGAGAAGGAGAATAGGCATGGTCTTCCAGCATCCGAATCCCTTTCCGAAGAGCATATTTGACAACGTTGCCTACGGACCGAGAGTCCACGGTATAAAGGATAAAGAGAGGTTGAAGGAGATCGTGGAGGAAAGTCTGAAAAAAGCAGCTTTGTGGGATGAAGTTAAAGACAGGCTGAGCGACAGCGCTCTGGGGCTTTCGGGAGGGCAGCAGCAGAGGCTCTGCATAGCGAGAGCAATCGCAACGAATCCTGAGGTCATTCTGTTTGACGAGCCGACCTCAGCCCTCGACCCAATAGCAGCGGCAAAAATAGAGGAGCTTATGGTTGAGCTGAAGAAGAACTACACGGTTGTGGTTGTAACACACAACATCCAGCAGGCTGCGAGGATAAGCGATTATGTCGCCTTCTTCTGGATGGGGGAGCTTGTTGAGTATGGTAAAACAGCTAAGGTTTTTGAGAAACCTGAGAAGGAATTAACTGAAAAGTATCTTACGGGGAGGGTTGGATGAAGAGGATTGAGGAAAAGGAAAAGGCAATAATGGACGAAATTATGGAAATGCACGCTCTGGCTGAGAAGGCAGTTGAGCTTTCCTTCAGAGCGATGAGAGGGGATAAGAGTGTTGTCAGGGAAATATCCAGAATCGAGCAGCAGACCGATGTCCTCGATACGGACATAAACTACGCCTGCACCACTTTCATTGCCCTTTTCCAGCCTGTTGCAAGAGATTTGAGGTTCGCAATCAGCATCATGAGAATCTCGTCCTCTTACGAAAGAATCGCAGACATAGCTCAGGAAATCTCTCTCTACGAATCAAAGCTGCCAGAAATCGTTTTTAAGGCCGAAAAATATCTTAAGAAAATGTTTGATGCTGTAAAGGAGGGCTACACGAAAACAGAGGGCTTGAAGGAAAGGATGACTGAACTGGACAATGCGGTGGATGAGATTTACGTGGAGGCAATTGAGCAGCTTGAGGAGAGCTGTGATGTGAATGCTGTTCTCACGGTAAGGCACATTGAGAGAATTGGGGATTTGCTGGCAAAGATTGCGGCAAGGCAGATATTTATAAAGGAGGGAAGGAGGGTCTGGATTATATGAAAGTCCTCTTCGTCTGCATCCACAATACTGCCAGAAGCGTAATGGCCGAGGCTCTCTTCAACGCCATGGCAAAAAGCTGGAAGGCGGAGAGTGCTGGTGTGGAGAAAGCAGAGAGGGTTGATGAGACTGTAAAGCGCTTGCTGGCGGAAAGGGGGTTGAAGGCGAAGGAGAAGCCGAGGACTGTGGATGAAGTCAATTTAGACGACTTCGATTTGATTGTGACAGTATGTGAGGAGAGCAGCTGCGTTGTTCTGCCCACAGACAAACCTGTGACGAGATGGCACATTGAAAATCCCGCAGGAAAGGATGAGGGAACTTACAGGAGGGTTCTTGCGGAGATTGAGGAGAGGGTGAAAAAGCTGGTTGGCGAGCTGGAAGGCGGGCAGTCCTCATCCCCATTGTGATTACTCTCAAAACAAAGCATGCAAACCTTTAAAAGGGATTAAAGCAACAAACCAGTGGATGCTGGAGAAACTCACAATCCCTCCCAACACGAGATTTGAAGAGAGGAACATAGTGGCGAGTGGGGACGTAATCATAGGCCCCAACTCAAAGCTCAGCTACGGAGTCATCGCAAAGAAGATAATTGTCGGGGAGAGGACCACAATTGAGGGAGACCTGTTAGGAGAGGAGATAAGGCTCGATGCTTGGTGCAGCGTTACTGGAAATGTCACTTCAAAACAGGATGCCTACATTGGAGAGTTCGCGTCAATCGGAGGGAAGCTTACCGTTTACGGAGACCTTGAAATTGGGAGAAACGTCAGAATCAAAAATGGATTTGAGGCGAAAGGCTTGATTACCATTCAGGACCCAACGCCAGTTCTCTTCTTCATCTTCCTCTACCTCATGGTTCTTCTCCGCTTGGGGAGGCTTGAAGAGGCCGAAAAGCTTCTGGAGGAGGTGGAGGAGTTCGACGCCCCTCTGATAATCCCGGAGAACTCTCAAGTGAGCATCGACAGAATTTCCACGAGAAAGGATGCTGAGATTGTCGGCAGCAGGGTTCTCGGAAATGTTAAGGCGAGAGACATTAATGCTGAGGGAAGTGAGATTTTCGGCAGCCTGAGGGGCAGAGATATCATTGTTAGCAACTGCAGGGTTCATGGGGCAATTGAGGGCAGAGTGGTTTACCTCGTAAACTCATCGGAGGTTTTTGGCTACATAAGGGCAGATAAGGTTTACATGGAGGATGGATGCAGCGTTGAGGGTGGTATAGTCGGCAGAGAGGGTGTATGGATAAAAGAGAAGGTCGAGATTCCGGGCCGAGAGGAGGAAGCTGAAGAGGTGGAGGAGAGCGAAGAAGTACAGGAATCAGAGGAAGCTGAGTCGGAGAGAGGCAAAGGTGAGGAGCAAGAAGCAGTGGAAGTTGAAGACTCCAAGGCGGATTCGGAACAGCCAGAGGAAGCAGAGACTGTTAAAGCCGAGATATCGGAAGAGGAAGAGAAGGATGGAGTGGAAAAAGGAAAAGTTCAAGAAGATGTTTCCTAATCTTTTTCACGAGATTGAGGGCAGCGATTTGCCCACCGTTTTAGACCACCTTGAGGTTTGCAAGACGATTGAGGAGGCAATTGAAATAATAGAGTATTTTGAAAAGCGGGGAGAGATAAGCAAGGAGTACGCCAACTTTTTAAAAAGCAACCCCTCACTCCTCAAAAGCATCATAGGAACGAGGGAGAGGGGAGAATACACGAGGAGGGGTTTGCGTGATTGAAATCGGAATTGCGGGGAAACCAAACGCCGGAAAGTCAACGTTCTTCAAAGCTGCTACCCTTGCTGATGCAGAGATAGCCAACTACCCCTTCACCACCATAAAGCCCAACGTTGGTATTGGACATGTGAGGGTTAAGTGCGTCTGTCAGGAGCTGGGGGTAAAGTGCAATGAGTGCGTTGATGGCTGGAGGTTTATTCCCGTCAAGCTGATTGACGTTGCAGGGCTTGTGCCCGACGCCCACAAAGGCAGAGGGTTGGGCAACGAGTTTCTCGACAACCTCAGGCAGAGCGAGGCAGTCATCCACGTGGTTGACGCTTCCGGGTCAACAGACGAGGAAGGGAACGAGATTGGCGTTGGAGAGAGAAATCCCGTCGAGGACGTGAAGTTTCTCTACCGCGAGATAGATATGTGGCTTTTCGGCATACTCAAGAGGAACTGGGACAAGATTATCAGGAGGATGAAGGCGGAGAAGAGGGATGCTGCAAAGTTCCTGACGGAGCAGCTTGCCGGGCTTGGTTTTGAGGAGTGGATGGTCAGAGAGGCGATGAGGAGTTTTGGTGATGTATCAACGCTCAGCGACGAACAGCTGAGAGACTTTGCCGTTGAACTAAGAAAAAGGAGGATGCAGATGGTTATTGCTGCCAATAAAGCTGACAAAGCTCCAAAGAACTTGCTCGAAGAGTTGATGAAGCTCGATGAGATCGTTGTCCCAACCTCTGCAGCCTACGAGCTTATTTTAAGGACTGCAGCAAAGAACGGCTACATAAAGTATCTGCCCGGCGATTCGGACTTTGAAATAGTAAAGGAGCTGAATGAAAAGCAGATGAAAGCCCTTGAGAAAATAAGGGAGTTCCTTAGAGAGTTTGGCAGTACGGGCGTGCAGGAGGCTATAAACAGAGTTGTCTTCGACCTCCTAGACTACATTGTTGTTTATCCCGTTGAGGATGAGAACAAGTTCACCGACTCCAAGGGAAACGTCCTGCCTGATGCGATGCTGGTTAAAAGGGGCACGACGGCCAAGGAGCTTGCCTTCAAAATCCACACAGACATTGGAAAGCACTTTATCTACGCCCTCGACGCAAGAACCAAGATGAGGGTTGCTGATGACTACGAGTTGAAGAACAACGATGTAATAAAGATTGTTTCCGGAGCTAAGTGATAATTGTAATGATGGATTTCATGATAATGGAGATATATATTAAGAAAAATTTAAATACTTTCAGAACTGTAATTACCTTATGGAGTGCAGGTTGTGCAGATTCTGGTTGAGAGACCATTCCTTTCCAAATCATTCAGGGTACTGCTCACTGAAGGGCTCGGTTACAGCCGCGTCATTTTCGTGTGAGCTGTTCAGAAAGAAAGACGAGGAGGCTATAGCTATACAGGTGATTTCTTACTAATTTTCGAAACCCTTCAAACCAATTTACGGGTTTTTTGGCATCAATTCGCGTAGACCTAACAAACCCTCGGAATGGGGTCTGAGATTGGCTGGGGTACAACTCTCGTTGTTCCCACAGCCGTCTCTAAAACAACCTCCGCGAATTCCTTGGTTGCGTAGCCAATTATCTCAGCCTCCTTCTGCCCTGCCTTGTGTAAAGCCTTTAACACTTCATCAGCCATCTCGGGGTGGACTCCAAAGACAACCTTCCCCTCGTTGGCCATTGTCAGGGGGTCGAGGCCGAGAAGCTCGCAGAGCCCCCTGACCTCATCCTTCAGCGGAATCCTTTCCTCAAAAATCTTTATCCCCACTCCGCTCTTCTCTGCCATCTCGTTGAGCGCTGCAGCAATTCCCCCTCTCGTGGGGTCCTTCATCGCCGTAACTCCTCCTCTCCTCAGCGCTTCCCTGACGAAGAGCCACACGGGGTAAACGTCTGACTTGAACTCAACCTCAAAGCCCATCCTCTCTGCCATTATAACCGCAGCGTGCTCCGCAATGCTCCCGCTGACTATTATCGCATCCCCCTCTTTCAGACCTTTATCCCTTACCCACCTGTAGGGGTAATCTCTCAGCTCCCTCAGGACTTCCAGATTTCTCTCAAGCTCCTCGCTCCTCCTTCCTATCCCGGCAGTGTTGACGATTATGCCAACGTTCGACTCCACAACCTTCGTATCGCCGGTTATTATGCTCAAGTTCACAAGCTCCACAGAATCTCTGATATCATCCATAATCCTCCTGAAATCGCCGAGAGGGAAGCCATCCTGAATTACGAGTGCGAGAGACATGAATTCGGGCTTTGCGCCCATCACAGCCAGATCATTGCTCGTGCCGCAGACAGAAAGGCTCCCTATGCTCCCGCCCCTGAAAATCGGTGGGGAGACAACATAGGAGTCTGTTGTAAAAGCAAAATCGTCGCAAAAGTCCGAAGAGTCTTCCATATCCTCCAAGGCTATCTCTCCTGCTCTGGAAGCAATTTTTGGAAAAACGTGCTTTTTGAGGAGCTCTACCATGTACTTTCCTCCAGCTCCATCCTCCTTCCTGATTACCGACATTTTACCCCTCCAGAGCTTTCAAGGCGTAAATCTGCCCAAGACTTATTCCATTATCACCAAGAGGATAAAGGGAGGGCACAACAATCTCTCCGCAAACCCTCTCCACCTCCCTCAGGAAATACCTGTTGTAGCCCACTCCCCCTGAAATTAGAATCTTGCAGTTCCTTGCAGCATCAAGCGCAATCTCTCCCAGACCCCGTGCAACGTAGGCAATGGCCTCGTAGGCTATTTTTCCTCTCCCCTCACCTTCCAGATACCTCTCCATGCAGCGTGTAAAAAAGTCCCTCAGCATCAAAACCTTAATCTCCCCCTGCCTCCCCTCTGTATCAAAAGGCGAGTTGTAGACGCATGTTTCCCTTCTTCTCTCAATTTCCGGCTTAACTTCCACTTCGTGGGGCTCTGCAGCAGCCTCAAGCTTCATCGCAGGTTCACCCTCGTAGGTTCTTTCAAGGCAAACTTCAAGCATTGCAGACACCGCATCAAGGAATCTACCCACTGAGGTGGTCTTAACGGCCAGTGGAAGGGCCTTAATCAGCCTTTCCACGTCTTCATATTTGCAGTAGTGCTCAAGCAGCTCATGGCGCTTTAGCAGAGAAACAGCGATTCTCAGAGGTCTGTATGTTGCTGCGTCACCACCAATGAGCCCAAAGGTTTCAAGCCTGCCCCTTCTTTCGAATCTTCCCTTTTCAAGGTCGATAAGGAGAACCTCACCACCCCAAACCTTTCCGTCCATTCCGTATCCAACCCCATCAACCGTTATCGCCACCGCCCTCTCAAGTCCTTTCTCCGCCATCACACTCAGAGCATGGGCGAAGTGGTGCTGAACCTTAATATGCCTGCATGAAAGCTCCTTCGAGAGCTTTTCGGCAAAATTTGTTGTGTTGAAGAGAGGATGCATGTCGGAAATAATGTAATCAATTTTTTCAAGGTTCATGTATCTGGCAAAGAATTTCACCGCCCTCTTAAAAAACTCATTGTAGGTTCTGAAGTTTGCGGTGTTTCCGATGTACTGCGAAACGACCGCCTTACCTTCCTTGAGAAGGGCTATGGAATTGTAAAGCTCCGCTCCGACAGCAATTGCATTAAAGCCAATGTCAATTTTTATTGGCTGGGGAACAAAGCCCCTCGACCTCCTAATCAATAGCCTTCTCCCACCCACATACTTTACAACGGAATCATCCACCCTGTTGGCAATTTCGAGGTTGTGAACGAGAAAGCCATCAAGCTCCATTTTTTCCATGATGCTCTCATCGATATACATAGGCTCTCCCGGGAGGTTGGCAGAGGTCATCACCAGATAATCCGCCTTCAGCTCTTGGAAAAGAAGGTGGTGGAGGGGAGTGTAGGGGAGCATAATGCCAATGGTATCGAGCTCTGGAGCTACTGCCTCGAAGGGGAGCTTTTTTCTCACAACAACAATTGGCCTCGCCGGGCTGAGCAGCTCGGCCCTCTCCTCATTGCTTAGCTCCGCAACCCTCTCAGCACTACTCAAGTCTCTCACCATCACAGCAAAGGGCTGCTGTGGGCGGTTCAGCAGCTTTCTAAGCCTTAAAACCACATCATCTTCAGTAAGGCAGGCTATGTGGTAGCCCCCAATCCCCTTAATCGCTATAATCTTCCCCGAATCGAGAGCGTTTGCCGCATCGCCAATACCACCCTCTCCGCCTTTCCAGACAAATCTGTACTGCGGGCCGCACCGAGGGCATGCAATTGTTTGGGCGAAATACCTTCTGTCCTTAATATCCCCATATTCCTTCCTGCAGTCAGGACAGAGGGGGAAATCGGCAAGACTTGTGTTCTCCCTGTCGAAGGGGAGAGATTTGCTTATCGTGAACCTCGGCCCGCAATCGGTGCAGGAGGTGAAAGGATAAAGGTACCTTCTGTTTTTCGAGTCAAGCACCTCTTCAAGGCATTTATCGCAAACGGCAACGTCAGGGGGAGGGAGTGAGAGCAGGCTTTTACCGCCGCTCTCCACGATTCTGAAGGTTTCGGGAATCTCTCCATTCGTTTTGGCGACGCTGAAATCCTCTATAACCACCAGCGGTGGCCTCTCTTTTAGCAGAATATTCAAAAATTCCTCAGGATTCCTGTCAACCACAATCTCCACCGAACCATCTCCGGTGTTCCTGACGTAGCCTCTCAAGCCCATTCTGCTGGCGATTCTGTGCACAAAGGGTCTGAAGCCCACTCCCTGAACAACTCCCCTGACCGTAATCTTGAACATTCATCATGAGCTTAAGAAAAGCTTTTAAAAATATTGCGAAAACTCCTTTTGTGCATGAAATGAGCTTTGCAGAGGCGATAATCAGAAATGTCCTTAGATTTGCCGAGGAAAAGCAAGCAAAAACCGTCACATCAGTTAGGGTTCGTGTGGGTGAGCTTCTACTCATCAACCCGGAGCAGCTTCAATTCTGCTTTAGCGTAGCGTCAAAGGGAACGATTGCTGAAGGAGCAAAGCTGGAGATAAGTGTGGAGAGGGCAGACATTAGGTGTCTGCTCTGCGGAAGGGAGCTGAGCAAAGATGAGATGCTCTGCGAGTGTGGGGGTTTTGCTCAGGTTAAAGGAGGTAAGGACTTCATTCTTGAAAGCGTAGTTGTGGAGGTGTAGGCTTGCACGAGTATGAACTTAATCAGGATTTGCTTGCCGAAAACAAGAGGCTGGCAGAGAAGAACAGAGAAGCGCTCAGAGAGAGCGGGACTGTGGCTGTGAACATAATGGGGGCAATTGGTTCCGGCAAGACCCTTCTCATTGAGAGAACAATCGAGAGGATCGGCAATGAGGTCAAAATTGGCGCCATGCTGGGAGATGTTGTCTCCAAGGCTGACTATGAAAGGGTGAGAAGATTCGGAATTAAGGCAGAGGCGATAAGCACGGGAAAGGAGTGTCACCTCGATGCGCACATGATTTACCACCGCCTGAAGAAGTTCTCCGATTGTGATTTGCTCCTAATAGAGAACGTCGGCAATTTAATCTGCCCAGTGGACTTTGATCTGGGAGAGAACTACAGGGTGGTGATGGTCAGCGTAACGGAGGGGGATGACGTGGTTGAAAAGCATCCAGAGATTTTCAGAGTTGCAGATTTGATTGTAATCAACAAGGTAGCTCTGGCGGAGGCTGTTGGGGCAGATGTTGAGAAAATGAAGGCGGATGCGAAGCTTATCAACCCGAGAGCTAAAATCATCGAGATGGACCTCAAAACCGGTAAAGGATTTGAGGAGTGGATTGACTTTTTGAGGGGGATTCTGAATGTGCATAGCGATTCCGGGCAGAATTGAGAGAATTGACTACCCCATCGCCATCGTGGACTTCAAGGGGTTGAAGAAGGAGGTGAGGATAGACCTCCTCGAAAATCCGCAGATTGGAGATTACGTTCTCGTCCACGTCGGGATGGCCATTCAGAAGGTCGATGAGGAGGAGGCAAAAAAGACTTGGGAGTTGCTGGAGAGAGTTGCAGATGAAACCGGTAATCAGGCTTTCTGAGAAAATAAGGGAGCTCTCAAAGGAGTTTGAGTCGGTCAAAATAATGCACCTCTGCGGAACTCATGAAGATACCATCACAAAGTACAATCTCCGCTCCCTCCTCCCGGAAAACATCTCCCTGCTGAGCGGTCCCGGCTGTCCAGTTTGCATAACTCCCGACGAGGACATACAGATGGTAATGCACCTGCTGGAGAAGGAAAACATCACCCTCGCCACCTTCGGGGATATGGCGAGAGTCCCCTTTCAGGGGAAGAGCCTATTCACTTTAAGGGCAGAGGGGTATGACATAAGAATCGTTTACAGCATCTTTGACTCCTTAAAGCTTGCAGAAAGCTCGGATAGGCCAGTTGTTCACTTCGCCATCGGCTTTGAAACGACCATGCCCTCAACAGCTATAGCCCTTCTTGATGAGAAGGAGAACTTCTACGTCTTCTCAGCCCACCGCTTCTTCATCCCTGCAGTGCATGCGCTCTGCGAAAACACGACCGTTGATGCCTTCATAAACCCCGGACACGTCTCAACGATAATCGGCGTGAAACCGTACAGGGAGATTCTGAAGAAATACGGAATACCGCAGGTGATTGCAGGATTCGAGCCTGAAGATGTTATGCTTGCCATCTATCTTCTCCTTGAGGCGATGAGTGATGGCAGAAGGGAGGTTATCAACGAGTACAGCAGAGCGGTAAAGGAGGAGGGAAACGTCAGGGCTTTGGAGGCCATGGACAGGGTTTTCAGGAAGGAAGACTGGAGCTGGAGGGGGCTTGGAGTGGTGAAGGGGAGTGGTGGAGCATTGGCAAAAAGATTCGAGCAGTTCGATGCGAGGAAGGTTTTTGAAGATGCCTTCGCCGATTTTCAGCCTGTGGAAGACAAAAGCAAGAGGTTATGCAGGTGCGGGGACGTGCTGAAGGGCATCGCCACACCAAAGGACTGCCCGCTGTTCATGAAAGCCTGCAACCCGAGAAACCCCGTTGGAGCGTGCATGGTGAGTGTGGAGGGGACGTGCAACATCTGGGCTACCTCCGGCACATCTCGTACGCAATGACGTCCATCACTACTGACAGGGCCTTTTCCAAAGCCCCATCATCTTTTTCGCCAACCTCCACCGCAACAATCAGAATTTCGGGCATCTCGGCATACTCAAATCCGAGCATTATGGCCTCCATAACACCAATTGAGTGGGAGGTAAAGACCTTCCTTGCCTTAAGGTCCTCAACACTGAGAAGGTGAATTTCTCCAGTTTTTTTGCCAAGCAAAACGTCAACGACTATTGCAAAATCGTATCCCTCCAGCATTTCTGGCAAATCGAGAGGGAAGGCTGCTAAAGCGTCAAATCCAGCTTTTTTCGCCATCTCTGCAACTTTTACTCCAAAAGAGTCCTCAGGAATGTGTGGATTGCCCACTCCCACAACAACTTTCCTCATAGTTTCTGTAAACTTCCTCCAGCTCCCCATCCCTGAAAATCTGGATTTCAATGGGAATGACGCCGTTAACAGCATGAGTGGCGCAGGCCATGCAGGGGTCAAAGGCCCTTATGGCCACCTCAAC
The nucleotide sequence above comes from Archaeoglobus fulgidus DSM 4304. Encoded proteins:
- the pstB gene encoding phosphate ABC transporter ATP-binding protein PstB translates to MEVAFDIRNFSVYYGNKVGIRNVNLEIYRNKVTAIIGPSGCGKSTLLRSLNRLIELVDGVRIEGEVIFDGKNIYDDGVDAVELRRRIGMVFQHPNPFPKSIFDNVAYGPRVHGIKDKERLKEIVEESLKKAALWDEVKDRLSDSALGLSGGQQQRLCIARAIATNPEVILFDEPTSALDPIAAAKIEELMVELKKNYTVVVVTHNIQQAARISDYVAFFWMGELVEYGKTAKVFEKPEKELTEKYLTGRVG
- the phoU gene encoding phosphate signaling complex protein PhoU, translated to MKRIEEKEKAIMDEIMEMHALAEKAVELSFRAMRGDKSVVREISRIEQQTDVLDTDINYACTTFIALFQPVARDLRFAISIMRISSSYERIADIAQEISLYESKLPEIVFKAEKYLKKMFDAVKEGYTKTEGLKERMTELDNAVDEIYVEAIEQLEESCDVNAVLTVRHIERIGDLLAKIAARQIFIKEGRRVWII
- a CDS encoding low molecular weight phosphatase family protein: MKVLFVCIHNTARSVMAEALFNAMAKSWKAESAGVEKAERVDETVKRLLAERGLKAKEKPRTVDEVNLDDFDLIVTVCEESSCVVLPTDKPVTRWHIENPAGKDEGTYRRVLAEIEERVKKLVGELEGGQSSSPL
- a CDS encoding acyltransferase; amino-acid sequence: MLEKLTIPPNTRFEERNIVASGDVIIGPNSKLSYGVIAKKIIVGERTTIEGDLLGEEIRLDAWCSVTGNVTSKQDAYIGEFASIGGKLTVYGDLEIGRNVRIKNGFEAKGLITIQDPTPVLFFIFLYLMVLLRLGRLEEAEKLLEEVEEFDAPLIIPENSQVSIDRISTRKDAEIVGSRVLGNVKARDINAEGSEIFGSLRGRDIIVSNCRVHGAIEGRVVYLVNSSEVFGYIRADKVYMEDGCSVEGGIVGREGVWIKEKVEIPGREEEAEEVEESEEVQESEEAESERGKGEEQEAVEVEDSKADSEQPEEAETVKAEISEEEEKDGVEKGKVQEDVS
- a CDS encoding DUF2095 family protein produces the protein MEWKKEKFKKMFPNLFHEIEGSDLPTVLDHLEVCKTIEEAIEIIEYFEKRGEISKEYANFLKSNPSLLKSIIGTRERGEYTRRGLRD
- a CDS encoding redox-regulated ATPase YchF, with translation MIEIGIAGKPNAGKSTFFKAATLADAEIANYPFTTIKPNVGIGHVRVKCVCQELGVKCNECVDGWRFIPVKLIDVAGLVPDAHKGRGLGNEFLDNLRQSEAVIHVVDASGSTDEEGNEIGVGERNPVEDVKFLYREIDMWLFGILKRNWDKIIRRMKAEKRDAAKFLTEQLAGLGFEEWMVREAMRSFGDVSTLSDEQLRDFAVELRKRRMQMVIAANKADKAPKNLLEELMKLDEIVVPTSAAYELILRTAAKNGYIKYLPGDSDFEIVKELNEKQMKALEKIREFLREFGSTGVQEAINRVVFDLLDYIVVYPVEDENKFTDSKGNVLPDAMLVKRGTTAKELAFKIHTDIGKHFIYALDARTKMRVADDYELKNNDVIKIVSGAK
- the hypE gene encoding hydrogenase expression/formation protein HypE — its product is MSVIRKEDGAGGKYMVELLKKHVFPKIASRAGEIALEDMEDSSDFCDDFAFTTDSYVVSPPIFRGGSIGSLSVCGTSNDLAVMGAKPEFMSLALVIQDGFPLGDFRRIMDDIRDSVELVNLSIITGDTKVVESNVGIIVNTAGIGRRSEELERNLEVLRELRDYPYRWVRDKGLKEGDAIIVSGSIAEHAAVIMAERMGFEVEFKSDVYPVWLFVREALRRGGVTAMKDPTRGGIAAALNEMAEKSGVGIKIFEERIPLKDEVRGLCELLGLDPLTMANEGKVVFGVHPEMADEVLKALHKAGQKEAEIIGYATKEFAEVVLETAVGTTRVVPQPISDPIPRVC
- the hypF gene encoding carbamoyltransferase HypF; the encoded protein is MFKITVRGVVQGVGFRPFVHRIASRMGLRGYVRNTGDGSVEIVVDRNPEEFLNILLKERPPLVVIEDFSVAKTNGEIPETFRIVESGGKSLLSLPPPDVAVCDKCLEEVLDSKNRRYLYPFTSCTDCGPRFTISKSLPFDRENTSLADFPLCPDCRKEYGDIKDRRYFAQTIACPRCGPQYRFVWKGGEGGIGDAANALDSGKIIAIKGIGGYHIACLTEDDVVLRLRKLLNRPQQPFAVMVRDLSSAERVAELSNEERAELLSPARPIVVVRKKLPFEAVAPELDTIGIMLPYTPLHHLLFQELKADYLVMTSANLPGEPMYIDESIMEKMELDGFLVHNLEIANRVDDSVVKYVGGRRLLIRRSRGFVPQPIKIDIGFNAIAVGAELYNSIALLKEGKAVVSQYIGNTANFRTYNEFFKRAVKFFARYMNLEKIDYIISDMHPLFNTTNFAEKLSKELSCRHIKVQHHFAHALSVMAEKGLERAVAITVDGVGYGMDGKVWGGEVLLIDLEKGRFERRGRLETFGLIGGDAATYRPLRIAVSLLKRHELLEHYCKYEDVERLIKALPLAVKTTSVGRFLDAVSAMLEVCLERTYEGEPAMKLEAAAEPHEVEVKPEIERRRETCVYNSPFDTEGRQGEIKVLMLRDFFTRCMERYLEGEGRGKIAYEAIAYVARGLGEIALDAARNCKILISGGVGYNRYFLREVERVCGEIVVPSLYPLGDNGISLGQIYALKALEG
- the hypA gene encoding hydrogenase maturation nickel metallochaperone HypA; this translates as MSFAEAIIRNVLRFAEEKQAKTVTSVRVRVGELLLINPEQLQFCFSVASKGTIAEGAKLEISVERADIRCLLCGRELSKDEMLCECGGFAQVKGGKDFILESVVVEV
- the hypB gene encoding hydrogenase nickel incorporation protein HypB, yielding MHEYELNQDLLAENKRLAEKNREALRESGTVAVNIMGAIGSGKTLLIERTIERIGNEVKIGAMLGDVVSKADYERVRRFGIKAEAISTGKECHLDAHMIYHRLKKFSDCDLLLIENVGNLICPVDFDLGENYRVVMVSVTEGDDVVEKHPEIFRVADLIVINKVALAEAVGADVEKMKADAKLINPRAKIIEMDLKTGKGFEEWIDFLRGILNVHSDSGQN
- a CDS encoding HypC/HybG/HupF family hydrogenase formation chaperone, with the translated sequence MCIAIPGRIERIDYPIAIVDFKGLKKEVRIDLLENPQIGDYVLVHVGMAIQKVDEEEAKKTWELLERVADETGNQAF
- the hypD gene encoding hydrogenase formation protein HypD, yielding MKPVIRLSEKIRELSKEFESVKIMHLCGTHEDTITKYNLRSLLPENISLLSGPGCPVCITPDEDIQMVMHLLEKENITLATFGDMARVPFQGKSLFTLRAEGYDIRIVYSIFDSLKLAESSDRPVVHFAIGFETTMPSTAIALLDEKENFYVFSAHRFFIPAVHALCENTTVDAFINPGHVSTIIGVKPYREILKKYGIPQVIAGFEPEDVMLAIYLLLEAMSDGRREVINEYSRAVKEEGNVRALEAMDRVFRKEDWSWRGLGVVKGSGGALAKRFEQFDARKVFEDAFADFQPVEDKSKRLCRCGDVLKGIATPKDCPLFMKACNPRNPVGACMVSVEGTCNIWATSGTSRTQ
- a CDS encoding hydrogenase maturation protease, giving the protein MRKVVVGVGNPHIPEDSFGVKVAEMAKKAGFDALAAFPLDLPEMLEGYDFAIVVDVLLGKKTGEIHLLSVEDLKARKVFTSHSIGVMEAIMLGFEYAEMPEILIVAVEVGEKDDGALEKALSVVMDVIAYEMCRR